A single window of Lentimicrobiaceae bacterium DNA harbors:
- a CDS encoding DNA alkylation repair protein gives MELLNKTIDLFYQNANATEAVGMSNYMRNMFDFLGIKKPLRTTLQKELVKELKKEKQPNWEIINLLWNKPEREFQYLAIDILNSGKYKFAENDLQKVRVLITDKSWWDTVDLIAGNCLGKIIEQHPKILQNKLKLWITDENMWIRRSSIICQLKFKEKTDKEFLTEAILNNANSDEFFINKAIGWALREYSKTNSAWVKDFLSKHKLSPLSVREGYKHINKIEL, from the coding sequence ATGGAATTACTCAACAAAACCATTGATTTGTTTTATCAGAATGCCAATGCTACCGAAGCAGTTGGAATGAGTAATTATATGCGAAATATGTTCGATTTCTTGGGAATAAAAAAGCCGTTACGAACAACATTGCAAAAAGAATTGGTAAAAGAGCTGAAAAAAGAAAAGCAACCCAACTGGGAAATAATCAACCTATTGTGGAATAAGCCCGAAAGAGAGTTTCAGTATTTGGCTATTGATATTTTAAACAGTGGAAAATATAAGTTTGCTGAAAACGATTTGCAAAAAGTGCGGGTTTTAATTACAGACAAATCGTGGTGGGATACTGTTGATTTAATTGCCGGAAACTGCTTAGGGAAAATCATTGAACAGCATCCAAAAATTCTGCAAAACAAGCTTAAACTATGGATTACCGATGAAAACATGTGGATAAGACGAAGCAGCATTATTTGTCAGCTTAAATTTAAAGAAAAAACAGATAAGGAATTTTTGACCGAAGCTATACTTAACAACGCCAATAGCGACGAGTTTTTTATAAACAAGGCTATAGGCTGGGCTTTGCGCGAATATTCGAAAACTAATTCGGCTTGGGTAAAAGATTTTTTGTCAAAACATAAGCTTTCACCTTTATCAGTAAGAGAAGGCTATAAGCACATTAATAAAATTGAATTATAA